In the Aneurinibacillus soli genome, one interval contains:
- the lhgO gene encoding L-2-hydroxyglutarate oxidase, which yields MFDFAIVGGGIVGLSTGMALTKRFPNAKIVMIEKEKDWAQHQTGHNSGVIHSGIYYKPGSFKARFAREGNEAMVRFCQEHGIKHEMCGKVIVATEPEELPLMDNLYKRGLENELNVSKISVEELKEIEPHVRGLGAIRVSSCGIADYVGVARTFARIIQEGGGELRLGTEVQRIDERADGVTITTNNGTFQSRYVINCAGLHSDRVAKMSGKDPGMKIVPFRGEYYELVPEKKHLVKHLIYPVPNPDFPFLGVHFTRMINGDVHAGPNAVLSFKREGYTKSDFDLKDLAEVLTYPGFWKMAMPNMKEGMKEIVRSFSKQAFLASLQRLMPELTEKDIVPTHAGVRAQALKPDGNMVDDFAIFPGEKSMHVCNAPSPAATASIKIGESIVENLPAAIVDAQNKTTISV from the coding sequence ATGTTTGATTTTGCAATTGTCGGTGGAGGGATCGTTGGGTTATCAACAGGTATGGCGCTGACAAAACGTTTTCCGAACGCTAAAATCGTGATGATCGAGAAAGAGAAAGATTGGGCACAGCACCAGACTGGACATAACAGCGGTGTTATCCATTCAGGTATTTACTATAAGCCAGGTAGTTTCAAAGCGCGTTTTGCTCGTGAAGGCAACGAGGCGATGGTTCGTTTCTGTCAAGAGCATGGCATTAAGCATGAGATGTGCGGTAAGGTTATTGTAGCTACTGAGCCAGAAGAGCTGCCGCTGATGGACAATCTGTATAAACGTGGTCTCGAAAATGAACTGAATGTTTCTAAAATCAGCGTAGAAGAGCTAAAAGAAATTGAACCGCACGTCCGCGGGCTCGGCGCCATTCGTGTTTCGAGCTGTGGGATCGCTGATTATGTAGGTGTGGCACGCACGTTTGCTCGCATCATTCAAGAAGGCGGCGGAGAGTTGCGACTCGGCACGGAAGTGCAACGAATCGATGAGCGCGCGGATGGCGTTACGATTACAACGAATAATGGAACCTTCCAGTCTCGTTATGTAATCAACTGTGCGGGTCTGCACAGTGACCGCGTAGCCAAAATGAGTGGAAAAGACCCAGGAATGAAAATTGTTCCGTTCCGTGGGGAATATTATGAGCTTGTACCAGAGAAAAAGCATCTGGTTAAGCACTTGATCTATCCAGTGCCAAATCCAGACTTCCCGTTCCTTGGTGTTCACTTCACCCGCATGATTAATGGCGATGTACATGCAGGTCCGAATGCGGTGTTAAGCTTCAAACGTGAAGGCTATACGAAATCAGATTTTGATTTGAAAGACTTGGCAGAAGTGCTGACGTATCCGGGCTTCTGGAAAATGGCGATGCCGAATATGAAAGAAGGCATGAAAGAAATTGTGCGTTCGTTCAGCAAGCAAGCGTTCCTTGCGAGCTTACAGCGCCTTATGCCAGAATTGACCGAGAAAGATATCGTTCCAACACATGCAGGTGTTCGTGCGCAAGCTTTGAAACCAGATGGTAACATGGTAGACGATTTCGCGATCTTCCCAGGTGAGAAGTCGATGCATGTATGTAACGCACCGTCTCCAGCGGCAACTGCCTCTATTAAAATCGGTGAATCGATTGTGGAAAATCTTCCGGCTGCGATTGTGGATGCTCAGAATAAGACTACGATTTCAGTTTAA
- the glaH gene encoding glutarate dioxygenase GlaH → MTTATQERDLKFVQKQAGFEVKPHPEHKRLYHIELDQALLAKFFEKHAGASEQSLQYLPYSRQILSNTMRELFGASFLEILRGILHDRATGGFTIGVQGQTTDTGEYVKFATALTHLVGVPNFDAMTGTFYARFTVKDTDNSDSYLRQAYRLFTLHTDGTFVDEPTDWLLMMKMDEKNAKGGRSRLLHLDDWEDLEKFSTDPLGTYKITYKAPPSKNVQQDVHRATFYRKDNAPCACFIDQFAYPDTIEQAIYLKELSDSMENSPATHGLELPPGNLIMINNTFWLHGREAFEKHPELHRELMRQRGHFAFV, encoded by the coding sequence ATGACAACTGCAACACAAGAACGCGACCTGAAATTCGTACAAAAACAAGCGGGTTTTGAAGTAAAACCGCATCCTGAGCACAAACGTCTGTATCACATCGAACTGGATCAGGCATTGCTCGCTAAATTCTTTGAAAAACATGCAGGTGCAAGTGAACAATCACTTCAATACCTGCCGTATTCCCGTCAAATCCTGTCGAATACAATGCGTGAATTGTTCGGTGCTTCTTTCCTAGAAATACTTCGTGGAATTCTGCATGATCGTGCGACAGGCGGCTTCACAATCGGTGTACAAGGCCAAACAACTGATACAGGTGAATACGTAAAATTCGCAACAGCTTTGACTCACCTGGTAGGCGTTCCGAACTTTGACGCGATGACTGGCACATTCTACGCACGTTTCACAGTTAAAGACACAGACAACAGCGATTCATACCTGCGTCAGGCATACCGCCTGTTCACACTGCATACAGATGGTACATTCGTTGATGAGCCGACTGACTGGCTTCTTATGATGAAAATGGACGAGAAAAATGCAAAAGGTGGGCGTTCCCGTCTGTTGCACCTCGACGATTGGGAAGATCTTGAGAAGTTCAGCACAGACCCGCTTGGCACTTACAAAATCACATACAAAGCTCCGCCGAGCAAAAACGTACAACAAGACGTACATCGTGCAACATTCTACCGTAAGGACAATGCACCGTGCGCCTGCTTTATTGACCAGTTTGCGTACCCGGATACAATCGAGCAAGCGATCTATCTGAAAGAACTGTCCGATTCGATGGAGAATTCTCCAGCTACACACGGTCTTGAACTGCCACCGGGCAACCTGATTATGATTAACAACACATTCTGGCTGCATGGACGTGAAGCATTCGAGAAACATCCAGAACTGCATCGTGAACTGATGCGCCAGCGTGGACACTTCGCATTCGTATAA
- a CDS encoding DUF3870 domain-containing protein → MHTGRTYFIAGHARLPQGMAARSISDTLTITVEADVKYHVIIEASCTLATEHGRDFIGQLLRGCSLQDGVEELCSRITDYYQGKAQNALIAAVRDLHMQFLSQK, encoded by the coding sequence ATGCATACAGGTAGAACGTATTTTATCGCAGGACATGCAAGACTGCCGCAGGGAATGGCGGCTCGCAGCATTTCGGATACGCTCACGATTACGGTGGAAGCGGATGTGAAATATCATGTCATCATTGAAGCATCCTGCACGCTTGCGACCGAGCATGGTCGTGATTTTATCGGTCAACTGCTGCGTGGTTGCAGCCTGCAAGATGGCGTGGAAGAGCTGTGCAGCCGGATTACGGATTACTACCAGGGAAAAGCACAGAATGCGCTAATCGCGGCTGTGCGTGATCTGCATATGCAATTCCTGTCACAAAAATAA
- a CDS encoding aldehyde dehydrogenase family protein, protein MRYNNYINGEWKAPSTGEYGVNTSPHDKNEIIGEFPLSGTSDVTEAVAAAKTAFASWKKLSYAQRGVYLKKAADYLKANVEQIGLDLTREEGKTLAEGKGEVLRAASIFDYYAAESLQPVGDVIPSANADTFLYTTRVPLGPIGLITPWNFPIAIPVWKMAPALIYGNTVVIKPADQTPMCVNYVMEALHQAGIPAGVVNCVYGRGSVVGEEIVTNPDVKAISFTGSNGVGLRIQAKAIEKGKKVQLEMGGKNPLVILADADVNKAVELTIGGAFRSTGQKCTATSRVIVEAGIYEQFRAALVERTKSLKVGNPLEADVFMGPCASEAQQATVLSMIEAGKAEADLLCGGEVPADAALANGFYVQPTVFENVGRDARIAREEIFGPVVALFKVENYEAAVELANDTAFGLSSSICTNNLTLARRFTADMETGMVHVNSETAGAEPQVPFGGCKDSSTGSREQGKTAIDFYTQVKTVYMDGMY, encoded by the coding sequence ATGCGTTACAATAACTACATTAACGGCGAGTGGAAAGCGCCATCGACTGGCGAGTACGGCGTAAATACAAGCCCGCACGATAAAAATGAAATCATCGGAGAGTTCCCGCTTAGCGGGACTTCCGATGTAACCGAAGCTGTTGCTGCTGCTAAAACAGCATTTGCATCATGGAAAAAGCTGTCTTACGCGCAGCGTGGCGTATATTTGAAAAAAGCAGCAGATTATTTGAAAGCAAATGTAGAGCAGATCGGTCTCGACCTGACGCGCGAAGAAGGAAAAACGCTCGCAGAAGGAAAAGGCGAAGTGCTTCGCGCTGCTTCCATCTTCGACTACTATGCGGCAGAATCTCTGCAGCCAGTTGGCGATGTGATTCCATCAGCGAATGCAGATACATTCTTATATACAACACGTGTTCCGCTTGGCCCGATCGGTCTGATTACACCGTGGAACTTCCCGATTGCGATTCCGGTATGGAAAATGGCCCCGGCTCTTATTTATGGTAATACTGTTGTGATCAAACCAGCTGATCAGACGCCGATGTGTGTGAACTATGTAATGGAAGCTCTGCATCAGGCAGGAATTCCGGCCGGTGTAGTGAACTGTGTATATGGTCGCGGATCTGTTGTTGGAGAAGAAATTGTTACGAACCCGGATGTTAAGGCAATTTCTTTCACTGGTTCGAACGGTGTCGGTCTGCGCATTCAGGCTAAAGCAATTGAGAAGGGCAAGAAAGTTCAGCTGGAGATGGGCGGCAAAAATCCGCTTGTTATTCTGGCAGACGCGGATGTTAACAAAGCGGTAGAACTGACCATTGGCGGTGCCTTCCGTTCAACAGGTCAAAAATGTACAGCTACAAGCCGTGTTATTGTAGAAGCAGGCATTTATGAGCAGTTCCGCGCTGCGCTTGTGGAACGTACGAAATCGCTCAAAGTGGGCAATCCGCTTGAAGCAGACGTATTCATGGGACCGTGCGCGTCAGAAGCGCAGCAGGCGACTGTACTGTCGATGATTGAAGCAGGTAAAGCGGAAGCGGACCTGTTGTGCGGCGGCGAAGTGCCAGCGGACGCAGCACTTGCGAACGGCTTCTATGTGCAACCAACCGTTTTTGAAAATGTCGGCCGTGATGCACGCATTGCGCGCGAAGAAATTTTCGGGCCGGTTGTGGCGCTCTTCAAAGTTGAAAATTATGAAGCTGCGGTTGAACTAGCAAACGATACAGCGTTCGGCCTCAGTTCTTCAATCTGCACGAACAACCTCACGCTCGCACGCCGCTTTACTGCGGACATGGAGACAGGCATGGTGCACGTGAATTCTGAGACTGCGGGTGCGGAGCCACAAGTTCCGTTCGGCGGCTGCAAAGATTCTAGCACAGGCTCACGCGAGCAAGGGAAAACAGCGATTGACTTCTATACACAGGTAAAAACCGTCTACATGGACGGTATGTACTAA
- the gabT gene encoding 4-aminobutyrate--2-oxoglutarate transaminase, with the protein MTTETKTIPGQKSIELHARRQNAVAQGPGHVTPLYIESAKGALVKDVDGNEIIDFAGGIGMQSVGHCHPKVVKAIQEAVENVIHPCFHVMPYESYIELAEKLNEKTPGDFKKKTMFANSGAEAVENAVKIARAATGRTGVLSFERAYHGRTLMTMSLTSKVAPYKKGFGPFAPETYKIQYPYYYRAPYGVTPEQLDAEVLESIERFFLAEAAANDIAAIIMEPMQGEGGFIVPSATFVKGIRALCDKYGIIMIADEIQAGFARTGKLFAMEHHGVAADLTTLSKSIAAGMPLSAVVGRAELMDAPGVGSLGGTFSGSPVSCAAGLAVLEVIEEENLVERARVIGERMQGAFRSWMDKYEIIGDVRGMGAMVAMEIVKDRATKEPNKEATAYVTSTTWKNGLISLSAGIYGNVLRFLPPLTITDEQLEQGLDILEAAIADASK; encoded by the coding sequence ATGACAACTGAAACAAAAACAATTCCAGGACAAAAATCAATTGAATTACATGCCCGCCGCCAGAATGCAGTGGCACAAGGCCCAGGCCATGTAACTCCGCTCTATATTGAGTCTGCAAAAGGCGCACTTGTAAAAGATGTAGACGGCAATGAAATCATCGACTTTGCAGGCGGTATCGGGATGCAAAGCGTTGGTCACTGCCATCCGAAAGTAGTAAAAGCGATTCAAGAGGCAGTGGAAAATGTTATCCACCCTTGCTTCCATGTTATGCCATATGAAAGCTACATCGAACTTGCTGAGAAGCTCAATGAAAAAACACCAGGCGACTTCAAAAAGAAAACAATGTTTGCGAACAGTGGAGCAGAAGCAGTTGAGAACGCAGTGAAAATCGCGCGTGCTGCAACAGGTCGTACAGGCGTGCTTTCATTCGAGCGTGCGTATCATGGCCGTACACTGATGACAATGTCACTGACAAGCAAAGTAGCACCATACAAAAAAGGCTTCGGACCATTCGCGCCAGAAACATACAAAATTCAATATCCGTACTACTACCGCGCTCCGTATGGTGTAACACCAGAACAACTGGATGCCGAAGTACTGGAAAGCATCGAGCGTTTCTTCCTTGCTGAAGCAGCAGCGAACGATATCGCAGCGATCATCATGGAGCCAATGCAAGGCGAAGGCGGCTTTATCGTTCCGTCTGCAACATTTGTAAAAGGCATTCGCGCACTGTGCGACAAATACGGCATTATTATGATTGCGGATGAAATCCAGGCTGGTTTTGCTCGTACAGGTAAACTGTTCGCGATGGAGCACCACGGTGTAGCGGCTGACCTGACTACTCTTTCTAAATCAATCGCTGCTGGTATGCCACTGAGTGCTGTTGTAGGTCGTGCAGAACTGATGGATGCACCGGGAGTAGGTTCCCTTGGTGGTACATTCTCAGGAAGCCCGGTATCATGTGCAGCTGGTCTTGCAGTTCTTGAAGTTATCGAAGAAGAAAATCTCGTAGAACGTGCACGCGTAATCGGTGAGCGTATGCAAGGCGCATTCCGCAGCTGGATGGACAAATACGAAATCATCGGCGATGTTCGTGGCATGGGTGCGATGGTAGCGATGGAGATTGTAAAAGATCGCGCAACAAAAGAGCCGAACAAAGAAGCAACAGCTTATGTTACATCTACTACATGGAAAAACGGCCTCATCTCCCTGAGCGCAGGCATCTACGGCAACGTTCTTCGTTTCTTGCCACCGCTCACAATTACAGACGAGCAACTTGAACAAGGTCTCGACATTCTTGAAGCTGCGATTGCAGACGCTTCTAAATAA
- a CDS encoding sigma 54-interacting transcriptional regulator, giving the protein MRTLEAYAKLNLQKLWEQLPHGTLVLNTEGFVIGWHGELETWFLHAEEDVIRKHVSDVLPLVSSSYESFCQLGDEYWETQIKLPSLSLRGEWKRYIEDGEHVADFLVLRRDESYFELENLFDASFDEILITDGEGRILRAGTKSEQLYKQPTKELLGRKTTEVADLGGFTPSLLPEILEKKEKVSGIQVTANGKKLYVIGNPVFNPDGSIHRIIFNSREYEEVELLRKRLETTESLLDAYRSELEKLKQDGGGAADDMVVLSSEMQSVYRLAERIAHVDSTVLIIGESGVGKGMIAQKVHRSSHRNDRNFVHINCGAIPETLIESELFGFEKGAFTGAHASKKGVLEIADGGTVFLDEIGEVPLNVQVKLLQFLQDNTFRRLGGNQLMSVDTRIIAATNQDLRQLIREGKFREDLFYRLHVIPISMPPLRQRKEEIPALVQHFLARFTKKYGLFKQFHEDTVEILTAYDWPGNVRELENMVERLVVTSEGMEILPHHLPDTLWKDGKTMNAMPVVKIKGLCPLKDAVEEVERQLLSMAYEKYENTYRCAEVLRVNQSTVVRKMNKYLGTRKGENEHDN; this is encoded by the coding sequence GTGAGGACATTGGAAGCATACGCAAAACTAAATCTTCAAAAATTATGGGAACAACTTCCGCATGGAACGCTTGTGCTGAATACAGAGGGATTTGTGATTGGATGGCATGGGGAGCTGGAAACGTGGTTTTTACACGCTGAAGAAGATGTCATTCGCAAACACGTATCTGATGTACTGCCGCTTGTTTCCTCGTCCTATGAATCATTTTGTCAGCTTGGCGATGAGTACTGGGAGACACAGATTAAACTTCCATCGCTTTCCTTACGCGGAGAATGGAAGCGATATATCGAAGATGGAGAGCATGTAGCTGATTTTCTTGTGCTGCGGCGGGATGAATCCTACTTCGAGCTGGAGAATCTGTTTGACGCATCGTTTGATGAGATTCTGATTACAGATGGGGAAGGTCGGATTCTTCGGGCTGGTACAAAAAGCGAGCAGTTGTACAAACAGCCTACGAAAGAATTACTCGGTCGCAAGACGACAGAAGTTGCCGACCTCGGCGGCTTTACCCCGAGTCTATTGCCTGAAATTTTGGAGAAAAAAGAAAAAGTATCTGGTATTCAGGTAACAGCCAACGGTAAAAAGCTGTATGTAATCGGGAACCCGGTATTCAATCCGGATGGTAGTATCCACCGTATTATCTTCAATTCACGGGAGTACGAAGAAGTAGAGCTGTTGCGCAAGCGTCTGGAAACAACGGAAAGTCTGCTTGATGCATATCGGAGCGAACTGGAGAAGCTCAAGCAGGATGGTGGAGGTGCAGCGGATGATATGGTTGTGCTCTCATCGGAGATGCAAAGTGTATACCGCCTAGCTGAACGGATTGCCCATGTCGATTCTACGGTGCTGATTATCGGAGAATCCGGTGTCGGTAAAGGCATGATCGCGCAGAAAGTACACCGCTCCAGTCACCGTAATGACCGGAACTTCGTCCATATCAACTGTGGCGCCATTCCGGAAACACTGATCGAGTCCGAGCTGTTCGGTTTTGAGAAGGGCGCTTTCACGGGCGCACATGCCTCCAAAAAAGGGGTGCTTGAAATTGCGGATGGCGGCACAGTGTTCCTTGATGAGATTGGGGAAGTTCCGTTGAATGTACAGGTTAAGCTGCTACAGTTCCTGCAGGATAACACATTCCGTCGTCTCGGTGGAAACCAGCTTATGAGTGTAGATACGCGAATCATTGCTGCTACAAATCAGGATTTGCGTCAGCTGATACGAGAAGGAAAGTTCCGGGAAGATTTGTTCTACCGTCTGCATGTGATCCCGATCTCAATGCCGCCGCTTCGGCAGCGCAAAGAGGAGATTCCGGCACTTGTTCAGCATTTCCTTGCACGATTCACAAAGAAATACGGATTGTTTAAACAATTCCATGAAGATACGGTCGAGATTTTGACCGCTTATGACTGGCCAGGCAACGTCCGTGAACTTGAAAACATGGTAGAGCGTCTCGTTGTTACAAGCGAAGGGATGGAAATCCTGCCGCACCATCTTCCAGATACGCTCTGGAAGGACGGCAAAACGATGAACGCGATGCCAGTTGTTAAGATAAAAGGATTATGCCCGCTTAAGGATGCAGTAGAAGAAGTAGAACGCCAGCTGTTATCGATGGCGTATGAGAAATATGAGAACACATACCGATGTGCAGAAGTACTTCGGGTTAATCAATCAACGGTTGTCCGCAAGATGAACAAATATCTTGGGACGAGAAAGGGAGAGAACGAACATGACAACTGA
- a CDS encoding ABC transporter permease, translated as MWLRLYVGVIMVLITLPILVLIPLSFSSQITFTFPPPSYSTKWYTAFFENSQWMDGLWRSLTVAVLTAIVSTIIGTMASMAVQRLEFPGKKIFTNLIVAPMVIPVVVVGIAMYHTFSVYKLTNTITGLVLAHSILAIPMVFVTISASLKGIDRNLELAALSLGSTPIGVFFKVTLPLIKSAMMASALFAFITSLDEVVVSIFIAGASTKTLPIVMWENMRTQVDPTIAAASTLLIVGTILLFSLQGLSRTGQKTDPK; from the coding sequence ATGTGGCTGCGCCTGTATGTTGGGGTTATTATGGTTCTCATTACGCTGCCGATTCTTGTTCTGATCCCGCTGTCTTTTAGTTCGCAGATTACGTTTACGTTTCCACCGCCTTCGTATTCAACGAAGTGGTACACGGCGTTTTTTGAGAATTCGCAGTGGATGGACGGATTGTGGCGCAGTTTGACCGTGGCAGTACTGACGGCTATTGTATCAACGATTATCGGAACGATGGCATCGATGGCTGTCCAACGTCTGGAGTTTCCAGGTAAAAAAATCTTTACGAATTTAATTGTGGCACCGATGGTTATTCCAGTCGTCGTGGTCGGGATTGCGATGTATCATACATTTTCGGTGTACAAGCTGACCAACACGATTACCGGCCTGGTGCTCGCGCATTCGATTCTGGCGATTCCGATGGTATTTGTCACCATATCGGCCAGCCTGAAAGGAATCGACCGCAATCTGGAGTTGGCAGCATTAAGCCTCGGTTCTACTCCGATCGGTGTGTTTTTTAAAGTAACGCTTCCACTCATTAAATCAGCGATGATGGCCAGTGCGCTGTTTGCCTTCATTACTTCGCTAGATGAAGTCGTTGTTTCGATCTTTATCGCGGGGGCCAGCACGAAAACATTGCCGATTGTGATGTGGGAAAACATGCGTACACAGGTAGACCCGACCATTGCTGCAGCTTCTACGCTGCTCATTGTCGGCACGATTCTTCTGTTCTCTCTACAGGGACTCTCCCGCACTGGACAGAAAACAGACCCTAAATAA
- a CDS encoding ABC transporter permease: protein MSTKVNTEAPVPGMVPPLNRFVQIPGLKWLLLLVPLVYTAILLYYSMASVLKLSVYDDKGFTMQYLQQVFTEPLYLKVLWNTLKTSFIVMLVTLVISYPIAYLLVVMESERWKKVVLSLVMITLWISLLVRTFTWTVILQDQGIINKLLLSTGLISEPMKLMYNTTGVVIGMTHILIPYMVLSLYSVMEGIDRRLVQAAQGMGARPWKAFAQIFLPLSLPGVMSGSLIVFVLGIGYFVTPALLGGQGNMMISKLIQENIQMTLNWSMASAISVVLLVTTLILLGLAAWVARLSPLLKGEK, encoded by the coding sequence ATGTCCACAAAAGTAAATACAGAGGCACCGGTACCAGGTATGGTACCTCCTCTAAACCGGTTTGTCCAAATTCCGGGACTGAAATGGCTGTTGCTGCTCGTCCCGCTTGTGTATACAGCGATTCTGCTGTACTACTCCATGGCAAGTGTATTGAAGCTGAGCGTATATGACGACAAGGGCTTTACCATGCAGTATCTTCAGCAAGTATTTACAGAACCGCTGTACTTAAAGGTGCTGTGGAATACGCTGAAAACATCGTTCATTGTTATGCTTGTCACGCTTGTCATTTCGTATCCGATTGCATATCTGCTCGTTGTCATGGAATCGGAACGCTGGAAAAAAGTCGTACTGTCGCTTGTGATGATTACATTATGGATCAGTCTGCTTGTCCGTACATTTACCTGGACGGTCATTCTGCAAGATCAGGGGATTATTAACAAGCTTTTACTTTCGACAGGGCTTATCTCAGAGCCCATGAAGTTGATGTACAATACGACAGGTGTCGTGATCGGTATGACGCACATTCTCATTCCGTACATGGTATTGAGCCTGTACTCAGTTATGGAAGGGATTGATCGTCGTCTTGTACAGGCGGCGCAGGGAATGGGTGCACGTCCGTGGAAAGCGTTCGCGCAGATTTTTCTGCCCCTGTCGCTTCCAGGAGTAATGTCTGGCTCACTAATCGTATTTGTACTTGGCATTGGTTACTTCGTTACACCCGCGCTGCTTGGTGGACAGGGGAACATGATGATTTCCAAGCTGATTCAGGAAAACATTCAGATGACACTCAATTGGAGCATGGCTTCCGCTATTTCGGTTGTTCTGCTTGTAACAACGCTCATTTTGCTCGGGCTGGCAGCGTGGGTAGCACGTCTGTCTCCGCTGTTGAAAGGAGAGAAATAG
- a CDS encoding ABC transporter substrate-binding protein, with amino-acid sequence MKKVWKKPLLVLASLALTFSVTACGGSKDKEAGAPAAGGSKELVVVDWGGASSEAAKKTVYEPFEKANNVKITVVSPTDVGKLKAMVQSGAVEWDVVNSDTDVALRLEKEGLLEKLDYTQIKKDGVYPELVTDCSIGLQVYFTNIAYNTEAFPGGKHPKTWAEFWDTKTFPGARSLYKNPVGTLEAALLADGVAPDKLYPLDVDRAFKSLGKIKKDVKVWWDAGAQPPQLLGTKEVVAAAAWNGRVSSAKAQGSPIDNEFNQSLGMATSWVIPKGAPHKDLAQKFIAYAVTAESQAAYSKSIDYAPTNKKALDMLPNDVKQRIGQTPERVEKQILINNKWWLDNYDKIAERFNKFMLE; translated from the coding sequence ATGAAAAAGGTATGGAAAAAACCACTGCTCGTTCTTGCATCATTGGCACTTACATTCAGTGTAACCGCATGTGGGGGCTCAAAAGACAAAGAAGCAGGTGCACCGGCTGCAGGCGGTTCTAAAGAGCTTGTTGTTGTAGACTGGGGTGGCGCATCTTCTGAAGCAGCCAAGAAAACCGTATATGAGCCGTTTGAAAAAGCAAACAACGTGAAAATTACGGTAGTGTCCCCAACAGACGTAGGTAAGCTTAAGGCAATGGTTCAAAGCGGAGCAGTGGAGTGGGACGTTGTTAACTCTGACACGGACGTAGCACTTCGCCTGGAGAAAGAAGGGCTTCTCGAGAAACTTGACTATACACAAATCAAAAAAGATGGTGTTTATCCGGAGCTTGTGACAGACTGCTCGATCGGTCTGCAAGTCTATTTTACAAATATTGCTTACAATACGGAAGCGTTCCCAGGTGGCAAGCATCCGAAAACATGGGCGGAGTTCTGGGATACAAAAACATTCCCAGGTGCACGTTCCCTGTACAAAAATCCGGTTGGTACACTGGAAGCCGCTCTTCTTGCTGACGGCGTAGCACCAGACAAGCTGTATCCGCTTGATGTTGATCGCGCTTTCAAAAGTCTTGGGAAAATTAAGAAGGACGTAAAAGTATGGTGGGATGCAGGAGCACAGCCGCCGCAGCTTCTTGGCACAAAAGAAGTTGTAGCAGCCGCTGCCTGGAATGGACGTGTATCCAGCGCGAAAGCACAGGGATCACCGATTGACAATGAGTTCAATCAGTCACTCGGTATGGCGACTTCATGGGTAATCCCGAAAGGCGCACCGCACAAAGACCTAGCGCAAAAATTCATTGCATACGCCGTAACAGCAGAATCGCAGGCAGCATACTCGAAGTCGATCGATTACGCTCCGACGAACAAAAAAGCACTTGATATGCTCCCGAATGACGTGAAGCAGCGCATCGGTCAAACACCGGAACGTGTAGAAAAACAAATTCTCATTAATAACAAATGGTGGCTCGATAACTACGATAAAATTGCAGAACGTTTCAACAAATTTATGCTTGAATAG